Proteins encoded together in one Aeromonas encheleia window:
- a CDS encoding alpha/beta fold hydrolase: protein MLYHKTFELGPERDWVVFVHGAGGSSSIWFKQLRAYREHFNVLLLDLRGHGQSNQLQQVVKGHYSFRAVTEDIVRLLDHLRIPSAHFVGISLGTILIRSLAELCPERVKSMVLGGAILRLDIRSQTLVQLGRVGQHILPYMWLYRLFAFIIMPRQHHQESRNLFVREARKLCQQEFKRWFRLATEVNPLMRYFKERALPIPTLYLMGEEDHMFIAPVREQVARDAYSQLAIIENCGHVCNVEQPEHFNRQSLAFISTQACVRA from the coding sequence ATGTTGTACCACAAGACCTTTGAGCTTGGCCCCGAGCGGGATTGGGTGGTGTTCGTGCACGGCGCCGGTGGCAGCTCCTCCATCTGGTTCAAGCAGCTGCGCGCCTATCGCGAGCACTTCAACGTGCTGCTGCTGGACCTGCGCGGTCACGGCCAGTCCAACCAGCTGCAACAGGTGGTCAAGGGTCACTACAGCTTCAGGGCCGTGACCGAAGACATAGTGCGGCTGCTGGATCATCTGCGCATTCCCTCCGCGCATTTCGTCGGCATCTCCCTCGGCACCATCCTCATTCGAAGCCTGGCGGAGCTCTGCCCCGAGCGGGTCAAGAGCATGGTACTCGGCGGCGCCATACTGCGGCTCGACATCCGCTCCCAGACGCTGGTGCAGCTCGGCCGGGTCGGCCAGCACATCCTGCCCTACATGTGGCTCTACCGGCTGTTCGCCTTCATCATCATGCCGCGCCAGCACCATCAGGAGTCCCGCAATCTGTTCGTGCGCGAGGCCCGCAAGCTGTGCCAGCAGGAGTTCAAACGCTGGTTCCGCCTCGCCACCGAGGTGAACCCGCTGATGCGCTACTTCAAGGAGCGCGCCCTGCCGATCCCGACCCTCTACCTGATGGGGGAGGAGGATCATATGTTTATCGCCCCGGTGCGCGAGCAGGTGGCGCGGGATGCCTACAGCCAGCTTGCGATCATCGAAAACTGCGGCCATGTCTGCAACGTGGAGCAGCCGGAGCACTTTAATCGGCAGTCGCTGGCGTTTATCTCCACCCAGGCCTGTGTCCGCGCTTAA
- a CDS encoding NB-ARC domain-containing protein, protein MKKFLWKLQSKFEVSKEDSDFSYFFSLLVAGEAITKLITLISTSALISDKDRHQYRILYELVRSSGVGDWSKAIDDLLVGTASQYLSPEFRNFQAELTKKTSREDWRFQAVDELEKALNILNAEYSTNNEKKDLKSWFKLFTELRNKTRGHGALLPNTISVLVPHLEKSLLLLIENLTLLKVPSAYLKRNLNGKYRVTEIGEKSETFDQYKKINNIYIEDGVYVFIGELKKIPLLLSDPDLTDFYLANGGFTNKKYELISYLTDDKKHGDSTLFLAPLGVLPPSESEGVGELLNIDRTFTNVPNLSYDYIERRELEDDLHSLLLDDRRAVITLLGRGGIGKTSLALKVIPRLYKENRFDAIIWFSSRDIDLHTSGVKLVTANVISNKDISLYYAKLVLSKEKANDKNLNAIDFFQNQLIKSEIGPCLFVFDNFETTSNPLEVFKWLDTYIRLPNKILITTRLREFKGDYPINVHGMTEDESEKLIIQTATQLGVDKYLSKGKIEDLFKVSAGHPYIIKIMLGELSKTQMKGSLPKIIAGSDEVLTALFERTYSVLNPCTQRVFLTLSSWNSAISRLALEAVLMRSIDDPLEVEKAIDTLIQYSLAEEFQSRTDSQYFISLPFTARVFGEKKLNVSPLKSIISGDVKLLQRFGPTKPDINKIALAPHVKHFLSTLENPTIDYSSNKELLERIGMSYNECLPMISRWLHESSDENLWLEAKKYLYLYLESEKLEENKCIAWNSLAEICRSLKEPFDEVHALIESSQYLQVDFSVLSNVVNKVNHMLSTQELKLENQDVKTELLSKIYDVVNKRKSEADAVDFSRIAWLALHLDKKNDARQLIEQGLALDPDDRYCQNLKLRFNKGEVIAR, encoded by the coding sequence TTGAAAAAATTCTTGTGGAAATTACAGAGTAAATTTGAAGTCTCAAAAGAGGACTCCGATTTCTCATATTTTTTTAGCTTGTTAGTCGCAGGTGAGGCTATCACAAAGCTAATTACTTTGATTAGCACAAGTGCATTGATTTCTGATAAGGACAGACACCAGTATCGTATACTTTATGAATTAGTAAGATCTAGTGGTGTAGGTGACTGGAGCAAAGCTATCGATGACTTATTAGTAGGAACCGCCTCACAATACCTGTCTCCTGAATTTAGAAATTTTCAAGCAGAGCTAACAAAGAAAACATCTCGTGAAGACTGGAGATTTCAGGCTGTTGATGAACTTGAAAAAGCACTAAATATTTTAAATGCAGAATATTCAACAAATAATGAAAAGAAAGATCTCAAGTCTTGGTTTAAACTTTTCACTGAGTTGAGAAATAAAACTCGTGGACATGGAGCATTACTTCCAAACACTATCTCAGTGTTAGTACCACATTTAGAAAAAAGTCTATTATTGCTTATAGAAAACTTGACTCTGCTTAAGGTTCCTTCTGCCTACCTCAAGAGAAATCTGAATGGAAAGTATCGAGTTACAGAGATTGGAGAAAAATCAGAGACTTTTGATCAATACAAGAAAATCAATAATATCTATATAGAAGATGGTGTATATGTATTTATAGGAGAGCTGAAGAAAATCCCTCTGTTGTTGAGTGATCCTGACTTAACTGATTTTTATCTTGCAAATGGAGGGTTCACTAACAAAAAATATGAGCTTATATCGTACTTGACGGATGATAAGAAACATGGTGATTCGACTTTATTTCTAGCTCCTTTGGGGGTTCTTCCCCCTAGTGAGTCGGAGGGCGTTGGAGAGTTATTAAATATCGACCGAACTTTTACTAACGTCCCAAATCTTTCATATGACTACATTGAACGAAGAGAGCTGGAAGATGATCTACACTCCTTACTACTAGATGACAGACGGGCGGTTATAACATTATTAGGCAGAGGGGGAATAGGTAAGACTTCATTAGCACTGAAAGTTATCCCGAGACTTTATAAAGAGAATAGATTTGATGCCATTATTTGGTTCAGTTCCAGAGATATTGACCTTCATACAAGTGGCGTGAAACTTGTCACTGCAAATGTAATCTCTAACAAAGATATCTCCTTGTATTACGCAAAGCTTGTTTTATCCAAAGAAAAAGCAAATGATAAAAACCTCAATGCTATTGATTTCTTTCAAAATCAGCTAATTAAATCAGAAATCGGGCCATGCTTATTTGTTTTTGATAACTTTGAAACAACGTCAAATCCATTGGAAGTATTTAAGTGGCTTGACACATACATACGCCTTCCGAATAAAATTCTCATAACAACTAGACTAAGAGAATTTAAGGGTGATTATCCAATAAATGTGCACGGTATGACTGAGGATGAATCTGAGAAGCTTATAATCCAAACTGCTACTCAGTTAGGCGTAGATAAATATCTTTCGAAAGGTAAGATTGAGGACCTTTTCAAAGTATCAGCCGGACATCCATACATTATAAAAATAATGCTTGGAGAACTTTCAAAAACTCAAATGAAGGGGTCGCTCCCCAAAATAATTGCTGGTAGCGATGAGGTCCTAACTGCTCTTTTTGAAAGGACATATTCAGTATTAAACCCCTGCACCCAGAGGGTTTTCTTAACACTTTCTTCTTGGAACTCGGCTATATCAAGATTAGCACTAGAAGCAGTGCTAATGCGTTCTATTGATGACCCATTAGAAGTTGAAAAAGCAATAGACACTCTCATTCAATACTCATTGGCAGAGGAGTTCCAATCTAGAACCGACAGCCAATACTTTATATCACTTCCCTTTACAGCCAGAGTGTTTGGTGAGAAAAAGCTTAATGTTAGCCCATTGAAAAGCATTATTTCTGGAGATGTTAAACTGCTTCAAAGGTTTGGTCCAACCAAACCAGATATAAATAAAATTGCTTTAGCCCCTCATGTTAAACATTTCCTATCCACCTTAGAAAACCCGACAATTGACTATTCCAGTAATAAAGAACTTCTTGAAAGAATTGGTATGTCATATAACGAGTGCCTACCAATGATATCAAGATGGCTTCATGAGTCTAGTGATGAAAACTTGTGGTTAGAAGCAAAAAAATATCTATATTTATATCTAGAGAGTGAAAAACTAGAAGAAAACAAATGTATTGCATGGAACAGTTTGGCAGAAATATGTCGTTCATTAAAAGAGCCTTTTGATGAAGTTCACGCTCTCATTGAGTCATCCCAATACTTACAAGTAGACTTTTCTGTTCTCTCAAACGTTGTTAACAAAGTCAATCATATGCTCAGTACGCAAGAATTAAAGCTCGAAAACCAAGATGTAAAAACTGAGCTACTATCTAAAATATATGATGTAGTTAACAAAAGGAAGTCTGAAGCTGATGCAGTTGATTTTTCTCGGATAGCGTGGCTAGCATTACATTTAGATAAAAAAAATGATGCTCGCCAGCTTATAGAGCAAGGATTAGCTCTCGACCCTGACGATAGATACTGCCAGAATCTTAAATTGAGGTTTAACAAGGGGGAGGTTATAGCTAGATGA
- a CDS encoding ABC transporter permease, protein MLPLKALLRLYRWHPWLLLMSLTGLMLGVSLVVAIDLLNHSAKTNFVAARTQLAGDANYRLAPGGGLDESLYVKLVRGQRELDAMPQVHAWLKDEQGRSFQLLGLDLFNPGPLAPLFTLAPQATEAPFGRADSIWLAAPEAERLDWRQGQSRTFLLGERRLTLSLAGTFTPGPVPMDRLLLTDIGLAQPLLGKDGRLDRILFKLTDPRARALQAALQAYLPNKPLWLEPISPALDASQLGDALALNLSALSLLAMAVGLFLVFNAQRFVQSVRRPQLAQLIILGLPPRRVLRWLGLELMLLASLGTLLGLLLGSLLALALMGQLTQALADLYGPNPIDLLRLSPISLFKAIAIGLLGTLAANLPGWWQLLRQSPLALREGNSRPASHPGRRRLLALAILLLCALCLALPQTGLPGALLIAGGWLLAMALWLPDALRWLLGKLRSHGRSGLTARLAVAETQYHLDRTAIAVMALQLAIAAAIGIGVMVSSFRSSVESWLNQRLAADLYVSAPKGAAGSRGSLSQETLDAILANRLVELASRRAVRPARWQGEPIEWAQMDFIPPLQAAYPLLTGRWPEKHNEVLASEPLTVRLGVRVGQTLEITDEAGPRQVLVTGVYQDYGSDKGQLLHAFEQGPVQSLALFSKTPERLADALRAQFGERLNLLPAPAIHAAALKVFDQTFVVTELLKLLILGIAFVGIGSAFMVLGLARRAELQTLQSLGLSPRRCRLLLVWQGAGLGLLTALLALPVGYGLAWVLIAVVNPRAFGWTLTFEPAPAHAITALLLAPVCGALASWYAARRVI, encoded by the coding sequence ATGCTGCCGCTAAAGGCGCTGCTGCGGCTCTATCGCTGGCACCCCTGGCTGCTGCTGATGAGCCTGACCGGGCTGATGCTGGGGGTCTCGCTGGTGGTCGCCATCGACCTGCTCAACCACAGCGCCAAGACCAACTTCGTCGCCGCCCGCACCCAGCTGGCGGGGGATGCCAACTATCGGCTGGCCCCGGGCGGCGGGCTGGATGAGTCGCTCTACGTCAAGCTGGTGCGTGGCCAGCGCGAGCTGGACGCCATGCCCCAGGTGCACGCCTGGCTCAAAGACGAGCAGGGTCGCAGCTTCCAGCTGCTGGGGCTGGATCTCTTCAATCCCGGCCCCCTGGCCCCGCTCTTTACCCTGGCGCCCCAGGCGACGGAGGCCCCCTTCGGCCGGGCCGACAGCATCTGGCTGGCGGCGCCCGAGGCCGAGCGCCTCGACTGGCGCCAGGGCCAGTCCCGCACCTTCCTGCTGGGCGAGCGCCGGCTCACCCTCAGCCTGGCGGGCACCTTCACCCCGGGCCCAGTGCCCATGGATCGGTTGCTGCTCACCGACATAGGCCTGGCGCAGCCCCTGCTTGGCAAGGACGGACGGCTGGATCGCATCCTGTTCAAACTGACGGATCCCCGGGCCCGCGCCCTGCAGGCCGCCCTGCAAGCCTATCTCCCCAATAAGCCCCTGTGGCTCGAACCCATCAGCCCGGCGCTCGATGCCAGCCAGCTCGGCGATGCCCTGGCCCTGAACCTCAGCGCCCTCTCCCTGCTCGCCATGGCGGTGGGGCTGTTTCTGGTGTTCAACGCCCAGCGCTTCGTGCAGAGCGTACGCCGTCCCCAGCTCGCCCAGCTGATCATCCTGGGGTTGCCACCGCGCCGGGTGCTGCGCTGGCTGGGGCTGGAGCTGATGCTGCTGGCCTCCCTCGGTACCCTGCTCGGCCTGCTGCTCGGCAGCCTGCTGGCCCTGGCCCTGATGGGGCAGCTGACCCAGGCGCTGGCGGATCTCTACGGCCCCAATCCCATCGATCTGCTGCGTCTCTCCCCCATCAGCCTGTTCAAGGCCATCGCCATCGGCCTGCTCGGCACGCTCGCCGCCAACCTGCCCGGCTGGTGGCAACTGCTGCGCCAATCCCCCTTGGCCCTTCGCGAAGGCAACAGCCGCCCCGCCAGCCACCCGGGGCGCAGACGCCTGCTGGCGCTGGCCATACTGCTGCTGTGCGCGCTCTGCCTCGCCCTGCCCCAGACTGGCCTGCCGGGCGCCCTGCTTATCGCCGGCGGCTGGCTGCTGGCCATGGCGCTCTGGCTGCCGGACGCCCTGCGCTGGCTGCTCGGCAAGTTGCGCAGCCATGGCCGCAGCGGCCTGACCGCCAGGCTGGCGGTGGCCGAGACCCAATATCATCTGGATCGCACCGCCATCGCCGTGATGGCGCTGCAACTGGCCATCGCCGCGGCCATCGGCATCGGGGTCATGGTGTCGAGCTTTCGCAGCAGCGTGGAGAGCTGGCTGAACCAGCGCCTCGCCGCCGATCTCTATGTCAGCGCCCCCAAGGGAGCGGCGGGCAGCAGGGGCAGCCTGAGCCAAGAGACCCTGGACGCCATCCTCGCCAACCGGTTGGTGGAGCTGGCCTCGCGCCGTGCGGTCCGGCCCGCCCGCTGGCAGGGGGAGCCGATAGAGTGGGCCCAGATGGACTTTATCCCGCCGCTCCAGGCGGCCTATCCCCTGCTGACCGGACGCTGGCCGGAAAAACACAATGAGGTGCTGGCGAGCGAGCCGCTGACGGTGCGGCTCGGGGTCAGGGTGGGCCAGACGCTCGAGATAACGGATGAGGCAGGCCCACGACAAGTTCTGGTCACCGGCGTCTATCAGGATTACGGCAGCGACAAGGGGCAGCTCCTGCATGCCTTCGAGCAGGGACCGGTGCAGTCCCTCGCGCTCTTTAGCAAGACGCCCGAGCGGCTGGCCGATGCGCTGCGCGCCCAGTTCGGCGAGCGGCTCAATCTGCTGCCCGCCCCCGCCATCCACGCCGCGGCGCTCAAGGTGTTCGATCAGACCTTCGTGGTCACCGAGCTGCTCAAGCTGCTGATCTTAGGGATAGCCTTCGTCGGGATCGGCTCCGCCTTTATGGTGCTGGGGCTGGCCCGCCGCGCCGAATTGCAGACCCTGCAGAGTCTGGGCCTGAGCCCTCGCCGCTGCCGCCTGCTGCTGGTGTGGCAAGGGGCGGGTCTGGGGCTACTCACGGCGCTGCTGGCCCTGCCGGTGGGCTATGGCCTGGCCTGGGTGCTGATCGCCGTGGTCAACCCCCGCGCCTTCGGCTGGACCCTCACCTTCGAACCCGCCCCCGCTCACGCCATCACGGCCCTGCTGCTGGCGCCGGTGTGTGGAGCCCTGGCTTCCTGGTATGCGGCAAGGAGAGTGATATGA
- a CDS encoding DUF3802 family protein, whose translation MVVESEGYNALVEYLVESLGLFEGQQQGTGAQSIEDLVSGRIADNLMRICEQNPQLDPKVRFMIMQEADAVVADLEEVLSAVWLRAPTPAQQAFLDEFIDLIKNLFDSVIG comes from the coding sequence ATGGTGGTAGAGAGCGAAGGCTATAACGCGCTTGTAGAGTATCTGGTCGAGAGTCTGGGGCTGTTCGAGGGCCAGCAGCAGGGCACGGGCGCCCAGAGCATCGAGGATCTGGTGAGCGGCCGGATCGCCGACAATCTGATGCGCATCTGCGAGCAGAATCCCCAGCTCGATCCCAAGGTGCGCTTCATGATCATGCAGGAGGCCGATGCCGTGGTCGCCGATCTGGAAGAGGTGCTCAGTGCCGTCTGGCTGCGGGCGCCGACCCCGGCCCAGCAGGCCTTCCTCGACGAATTCATCGATCTCATCAAGAACCTGTTCGACAGCGTCATCGGCTGA
- a CDS encoding MmcQ/YjbR family DNA-binding protein → MTLTLLREFLLSLPGATEDTPFGPEFLVYRIAGKMFALVNWQADPLTINLKCEPEFALLLREIHPQVKPGWHMNKQHWNTVTLSEALATELWQGWVLHSYERVVAGLPRAKRPQAPAR, encoded by the coding sequence ATGACGCTCACTCTTTTGCGTGAATTTCTGCTCAGCCTGCCCGGCGCCACCGAAGATACGCCGTTCGGCCCTGAGTTCCTGGTCTATCGCATCGCCGGCAAGATGTTCGCGCTGGTGAACTGGCAGGCCGATCCGCTGACCATCAACCTAAAATGCGAACCGGAGTTCGCCCTGCTGCTGCGAGAGATCCACCCACAAGTCAAACCCGGCTGGCACATGAACAAGCAGCACTGGAACACGGTGACCCTGAGCGAGGCGCTGGCCACCGAGCTCTGGCAGGGCTGGGTCCTGCACTCCTATGAGCGGGTGGTGGCCGGCCTGCCCAGGGCCAAGCGGCCGCAGGCGCCGGCCCGATGA
- a CDS encoding GNAT family N-acetyltransferase, with translation MSHPSGQSAPLQIVALREEHIPQLIALFEQTVLRCGPEHYSQAQVEQWALGAHHPGLASQLREHHGWVIEQMGEPEGIPFGFVTLSDDGHLSLLYVCAAHQRQGLGSLLLETALLGARRLGLRLLTTEASAFSHGLFLRHGFEQAGLETVERGGVSFVRHRLYCRLPS, from the coding sequence ATGAGCCACCCATCAGGGCAGTCGGCCCCCCTGCAGATAGTGGCGCTGCGGGAAGAGCACATCCCCCAACTGATCGCGCTGTTCGAGCAGACGGTACTAAGATGCGGCCCCGAGCACTACAGCCAGGCCCAGGTCGAGCAATGGGCCCTCGGCGCCCATCACCCCGGCCTCGCCAGCCAGCTGCGCGAGCACCACGGCTGGGTCATAGAGCAGATGGGCGAACCGGAGGGCATCCCGTTCGGCTTTGTCACCCTGAGCGATGACGGCCACCTCAGCCTGCTCTATGTCTGCGCCGCCCATCAACGCCAGGGGCTCGGCAGCCTGCTGCTGGAGACCGCCCTGCTGGGGGCGCGGCGACTCGGTCTGCGGCTGCTGACCACTGAGGCCAGCGCCTTCAGCCACGGCCTCTTCCTGCGTCATGGCTTCGAGCAGGCCGGATTGGAAACCGTGGAGCGCGGCGGAGTCAGTTTTGTCCGTCATCGCCTCTACTGCCGCTTGCCAAGCTAG
- the argA gene encoding amino-acid N-acetyltransferase, protein MREREPSLVYAFRQSTPYVNVHRGATFVLMMGGEAICHPNFANIVSDIALLQTLGIRLVLVFGSRPQNDEALAKAGIEAQYHRRIRVTDDESFDIIKQVCGGLQYDITAQLSMGLANTPMQGARISVVSGNFVTAQPLGVDDGIDFCHSGRVRRIDVEGICRQLDQQGLVLISPIGCSVTGESFNLSSEEVARRVAVDLKADKLICFSSTQGVMDRHGEAISELFPEQAEELLVELEQAGEEMSGTARYLRAAIASCRGGVPRSHLVSYQDDGAMLQELFSRDGLGTQIVRESAERARAASIEDIGGILDLIRPLEEEGILVRRSREQLEMEIDKFTIIERDGLIIGCAALYCFMEEAMAEMACVAIHPEYRNSNRGDQLVAKVAERAKRLGIRRLFVLTTRSIHWFRERGFEPLEVEDLPVERQRLYNWQRRSKVLSKTIS, encoded by the coding sequence GTGCGTGAACGCGAACCCAGCCTGGTCTATGCCTTTCGGCAATCCACCCCCTATGTCAATGTGCACCGGGGTGCCACCTTCGTGCTGATGATGGGGGGCGAAGCCATCTGCCACCCCAATTTTGCCAACATCGTTAGCGACATCGCCCTGCTGCAGACCCTCGGCATTCGTCTGGTGTTGGTGTTTGGCTCGCGCCCGCAGAATGACGAGGCGCTGGCCAAAGCCGGCATCGAGGCGCAATACCACAGGCGGATCCGGGTCACCGACGATGAGAGTTTCGACATCATCAAGCAGGTGTGCGGCGGTTTGCAGTACGACATCACCGCCCAGCTCTCCATGGGGCTGGCCAACACCCCCATGCAGGGCGCCCGCATCAGCGTGGTGAGCGGCAACTTCGTCACCGCCCAGCCGCTCGGGGTGGACGACGGCATCGACTTTTGCCACAGCGGCCGGGTGCGCCGCATCGACGTGGAGGGGATCTGCCGCCAGCTGGATCAGCAGGGGCTGGTGCTCATCTCCCCCATCGGCTGCTCGGTCACCGGCGAGAGCTTCAACCTGAGCTCGGAAGAGGTGGCCCGGCGAGTGGCGGTGGATCTCAAGGCCGACAAGCTCATCTGTTTCAGCAGCACCCAGGGGGTGATGGACAGACACGGCGAGGCCATCTCCGAGCTCTTCCCCGAGCAGGCGGAAGAGCTGCTGGTGGAGCTGGAGCAGGCGGGTGAGGAGATGTCCGGCACCGCCCGCTATCTGCGCGCCGCCATCGCCTCCTGCCGCGGCGGCGTGCCCCGCTCCCACCTGGTGAGCTATCAGGACGATGGTGCCATGCTGCAGGAGCTGTTCAGCCGCGACGGCCTCGGCACCCAGATAGTGCGCGAAAGCGCCGAGCGCGCGCGCGCCGCCTCCATCGAAGACATCGGCGGCATCCTGGATCTGATCCGGCCGCTGGAGGAAGAGGGCATACTGGTGCGCCGCTCCCGCGAGCAGCTGGAGATGGAGATCGACAAATTCACCATCATAGAGCGCGACGGCCTAATCATCGGCTGCGCCGCCCTCTACTGCTTCATGGAGGAGGCGATGGCCGAGATGGCCTGCGTCGCCATCCACCCCGAGTACCGCAACTCCAACCGCGGCGATCAGCTGGTCGCCAAGGTGGCCGAGCGGGCCAAGCGGCTCGGCATCCGCCGCTTGTTCGTGCTCACCACCCGCTCCATCCACTGGTTCAGGGAGCGGGGCTTCGAGCCGCTGGAGGTGGAGGATCTGCCGGTGGAGCGCCAGCGCCTCTACAACTGGCAGCGCCGCTCCAAGGTTTTGTCCAAGACCATCTCGTAA
- the msrA gene encoding peptide-methionine (S)-S-oxide reductase MsrA, with the protein MEQIISPAEALPGRREALVIGQQHAVNGHPTQGPWPEGMAVAWFGMGCFWGVERLFWQQPGVYSTAAGYQGGLTSNPTYKEVCSGLTGHAETVQVVFDPKVISYGDLLKLFWEQHDPAQGMRQGGDVGTQYRSVIFYDDESQEAIAQQSLAAFQQAMAASGDVRAITTRILPLAPFYYAEDYHQQYLKKNPEGYCGLGGIGVCLPPSLNR; encoded by the coding sequence ATGGAGCAGATTATTTCACCGGCAGAGGCGCTGCCGGGACGACGCGAGGCGCTGGTGATAGGCCAGCAGCATGCAGTGAATGGCCACCCGACCCAGGGTCCCTGGCCCGAGGGGATGGCGGTTGCCTGGTTTGGCATGGGCTGCTTCTGGGGTGTGGAGCGCCTGTTCTGGCAACAGCCCGGCGTCTATTCCACCGCCGCCGGTTATCAGGGCGGCCTGACCTCCAACCCCACCTACAAGGAGGTGTGCAGCGGCCTGACCGGTCATGCGGAGACGGTGCAGGTGGTGTTCGACCCCAAGGTCATCAGCTACGGCGACCTGCTCAAGCTGTTCTGGGAGCAGCATGATCCGGCCCAGGGCATGCGCCAGGGCGGCGATGTCGGCACCCAGTATCGCTCGGTGATCTTCTATGACGACGAGAGCCAGGAGGCCATCGCCCAGCAGAGCCTGGCCGCCTTCCAGCAGGCCATGGCGGCGAGCGGCGATGTCCGCGCCATCACCACCCGCATCCTGCCGCTGGCGCCCTTCTATTACGCCGAGGATTATCACCAGCAGTATCTGAAGAAGAACCCGGAAGGCTACTGCGGGCTGGGCGGGATCGGGGTCTGTCTGCCGCCGAGCCTGAATCGCTGA
- a CDS encoding ABC transporter ATP-binding protein translates to MLILRDLSKSFDNGSERLPLFHGLDLCLAAGETCLLLGQSGCGKSTLLNLIAGLIPPDGGEIWLGETRLDRQSPDERARLRGRHFGIVYQDFNLLPTLNVQENLSLPLEINGLPREPAVLDKLLARLGLEDKRHAWPEQLSGGQRQRVALARALIHRPQWLLADEPTGSLDEHNAEQVMALMMEAVRETGAGLLLVSHNPAYAALADRVLRLEGGQLVQLKGPRHD, encoded by the coding sequence ATGCTGATCCTGCGTGACCTCTCAAAGAGCTTCGACAACGGCAGCGAACGCCTGCCCCTGTTTCACGGCCTGGATCTGTGCCTCGCCGCCGGCGAGACCTGCCTGCTGCTGGGGCAGAGCGGTTGCGGCAAGTCGACTCTGCTCAACCTGATCGCGGGCCTGATCCCGCCCGATGGCGGCGAGATCTGGCTGGGGGAGACCCGGCTCGATCGGCAGTCACCGGATGAGCGGGCCCGGCTGCGCGGTCGCCACTTCGGCATCGTCTATCAGGATTTCAACCTGCTGCCGACCCTCAACGTGCAAGAAAACCTCAGCCTGCCGCTGGAGATCAACGGCCTGCCCCGCGAGCCGGCCGTGCTGGATAAGCTGCTCGCGCGTCTCGGCCTGGAGGATAAACGCCACGCCTGGCCGGAGCAGCTCTCCGGCGGTCAGCGCCAGCGGGTGGCCCTGGCCCGCGCCCTCATTCACCGACCCCAGTGGCTGCTGGCCGATGAGCCCACCGGCAGTCTCGATGAGCACAACGCCGAGCAGGTGATGGCGCTGATGATGGAGGCGGTCAGGGAGACAGGCGCCGGCCTCCTGCTGGTGAGCCACAACCCCGCCTATGCCGCGCTGGCGGACAGGGTGCTGCGCCTCGAAGGGGGTCAGTTGGTGCAGCTCAAGGGGCCACGCCATGATTGA
- a CDS encoding lipocalin-like domain-containing protein — protein MKCLLRANLLAALLAVLGTSVQAQDLGNLLGDGGDHFKKALPNQPIQLPADHDAHPDYRSEWWYLTGNLKDEQGREYGLQWTLFRQGMKRQIASDNPWLAPQLWLAQFAITDLATGKHLQDERTSRQGPGLAGASGGDYWLKEWALTSEGAALFPAELNIDSEIGQLRLRVSARKPAVLQGKAGYSEKSPGNASFYYSYPRLALEGTLSIDGEARKVSGQGWFDHEWSSSVLAEWQSGWDWFSLQLADGRELMLFRLRTKPGRANPENQPENRYGILIEPDGSSRLLSPDTIVLTPGKTWRGPKGQDYPVEWQLKAADLNLVIKARQPNQAMTGRFDYWEGAVIVEGDAKGVGYLEMTGY, from the coding sequence ATGAAGTGTTTACTGCGGGCCAACCTGCTGGCCGCCCTGCTTGCCGTGCTAGGCACCAGTGTTCAAGCCCAGGATCTCGGCAACCTGCTGGGGGATGGCGGCGATCACTTCAAAAAAGCCTTGCCCAACCAACCCATACAGCTACCTGCCGATCACGACGCCCACCCGGACTACCGCTCCGAGTGGTGGTATCTCACCGGCAACCTCAAAGACGAGCAGGGGCGCGAATATGGCCTGCAGTGGACACTTTTTCGTCAGGGCATGAAGCGGCAGATTGCCTCGGACAATCCCTGGCTTGCGCCCCAACTCTGGCTGGCTCAGTTCGCCATCACGGATCTCGCCACCGGCAAACACTTGCAAGACGAGCGCACCAGCCGCCAGGGGCCGGGGCTGGCGGGCGCCAGTGGCGGCGACTATTGGCTGAAGGAGTGGGCACTGACGTCCGAGGGGGCGGCGCTCTTCCCGGCAGAGCTCAACATCGACAGCGAAATTGGCCAGCTCAGGCTGCGGGTGAGTGCCCGCAAACCCGCGGTGCTGCAGGGCAAGGCGGGTTACAGCGAGAAGAGCCCGGGCAACGCCTCCTTCTACTATTCCTACCCGCGCTTGGCGCTGGAGGGCACCCTCAGCATCGATGGCGAGGCCCGCAAAGTGAGCGGTCAGGGCTGGTTCGATCACGAGTGGAGCAGCTCGGTATTGGCCGAGTGGCAATCGGGCTGGGACTGGTTCTCGCTGCAACTTGCCGATGGCCGCGAGCTGATGCTGTTTCGCCTGCGCACCAAACCGGGCCGCGCCAATCCCGAAAACCAGCCCGAGAACCGCTACGGCATCCTGATTGAGCCGGACGGCAGCAGCCGGCTACTGTCGCCTGACACCATCGTTCTCACCCCGGGCAAAACCTGGCGCGGCCCCAAGGGCCAAGACTACCCCGTCGAGTGGCAGCTTAAGGCCGCCGATTTGAATCTCGTTATTAAGGCACGTCAGCCCAATCAGGCCATGACGGGCCGTTTCGACTACTGGGAGGGGGCTGTGATTGTGGAAGGAGATGCCAAGGGGGTCGGCTATCTGGAAATGACGGGGTATTGA